The Saprospiraceae bacterium genome includes a window with the following:
- a CDS encoding DUF3667 domain-containing protein encodes MFVYNVVAIGVKGNFIPTFTSYLSNGYMFNCKNCNSAIDESALYCSQCGQKRNAHLLTIKELFSNFWSSLFNLDNTLFKTLKYIWAPWKLTEYYVAGKRQSFFNPMRLFLVTLLFHFGYLVSLTSIDNNKIKSNDEYRILERSELYKKFKDEKIEFGDKSQIQPFADSLENRLFDGVLLPEQDTLMQEEIFGKIYPVTRKDAIDLPIDSIYKKYNISTFPEKIAIKQYIKINLDRAGTLKYALGNAAWGLLVAVLLLGWLYKLIYIRHKKYYVEHLVFWMNVHSLLFIIVTLIVFLSRNYFSDEDKMSEFISVSLTILLPLLLYVSIYKYYKQGIFKTFVKFCITSGFYIMIGLTVVSIVSLMSLIFF; translated from the coding sequence ATGTTTGTCTATAATGTAGTGGCAATCGGTGTAAAAGGAAATTTTATTCCTACTTTTACATCTTACTTATCTAACGGATATATGTTCAATTGTAAAAATTGCAATAGTGCCATCGACGAGTCAGCACTTTATTGTAGCCAATGCGGTCAAAAAAGAAATGCACACCTACTCACCATAAAAGAGCTATTTAGCAACTTTTGGAGTTCATTATTTAATTTAGACAACACGTTATTCAAAACATTGAAGTACATCTGGGCCCCGTGGAAACTAACAGAGTATTATGTTGCTGGCAAAAGACAATCTTTCTTTAATCCTATGCGATTGTTTCTGGTAACCTTACTGTTCCATTTTGGATATCTTGTGTCATTGACATCTATTGACAATAATAAAATCAAATCGAATGATGAATACCGCATACTGGAGCGCTCAGAACTTTACAAAAAATTTAAAGATGAAAAAATTGAGTTTGGTGATAAGAGTCAAATCCAACCATTTGCTGATTCATTAGAAAACCGACTCTTCGATGGTGTATTACTACCTGAACAGGACACTCTGATGCAAGAAGAAATTTTTGGAAAAATATATCCGGTTACCAGAAAAGATGCTATTGATTTACCTATTGATTCAATCTACAAAAAGTACAATATCTCAACATTTCCAGAAAAAATAGCCATCAAACAATACATTAAAATCAACTTGGACCGGGCCGGAACCTTAAAGTATGCTCTTGGAAATGCAGCCTGGGGTTTATTGGTTGCAGTTTTGTTGTTAGGATGGTTGTATAAGCTGATATACATCCGGCACAAGAAGTATTATGTAGAACATCTGGTTTTTTGGATGAATGTACACTCTCTGCTTTTTATAATCGTCACATTGATCGTTTTTCTTTCACGGAATTATTTCTCAGACGAAGACAAGATGTCTGAGTTTATTTCAGTATCATTAACCATTTTGTTACCTTTGCTGCTCTATGTATCAATATATAAATATTATAAACAGGGGATTTTCAAAACATTTGTGAAATTTTGTATTACATCAGGATTTTACATTATGATAGGATTAACAGTTGTGTCGATCGTAAGTCTTATGAGCCTTATATTTTTCTGA
- the ruvC gene encoding crossover junction endodeoxyribonuclease RuvC — protein sequence MKLVKQQVDSYKILGVDPGTNILGYAVLEVHGSNLKVLNFGVFHLDKYEDHHEKLKEIFLQLQEIIESYLPKQLAIEAPFYGKNVQSMLKLGRAQGVAMAAAMTMGLEIQEYAPKKIKQSITGNGNASKEQVAAMLESILKIKITSKHFDATDALGVAVTHFNQTGSITGGSKKHSGWASFIKENPDKVKK from the coding sequence ATGAAATTGGTCAAACAACAAGTTGATTCTTATAAAATTCTGGGTGTAGATCCAGGTACCAATATCCTGGGTTATGCGGTGCTTGAAGTTCATGGTTCAAACTTAAAAGTGCTGAATTTCGGGGTATTCCATCTAGATAAATATGAAGATCATCATGAAAAATTAAAGGAAATTTTTCTCCAACTTCAAGAAATTATAGAATCTTACTTACCCAAACAATTAGCAATAGAAGCACCTTTTTATGGTAAAAATGTACAATCCATGCTTAAACTGGGACGAGCACAAGGTGTAGCTATGGCTGCTGCTATGACCATGGGATTGGAAATTCAGGAATATGCTCCCAAAAAAATCAAACAATCCATCACCGGTAACGGAAATGCTTCAAAAGAGCAAGTGGCTGCTATGTTGGAGAGTATATTGAAAATCAAAATAACATCCAAACATTTTGACGCGACTGATGCGCTTGGAGTAGCGGTAACCCACTTCAATCAGACAGGAAGTATCACTGGCGGAAGTAAAAAGCATTCCGGTTGGGCATCCTTCATCAAAGAAAATCCTGATAAAGTGAAAAAGTGA
- a CDS encoding pyridoxal phosphate-dependent aminotransferase, translating into MQYNKSNRLDQLSYAIRGPIFDKAQQLEATGQKIIQLNIGNPAPFGFDVPDEIVHDMILNLRNAQGYSHHMGIFSARKAVMHYTQQQGIKGVTIDDIYIGNGVSELIIMSMQAVVNDGDEILVPSPDYPLWTTAIALAGGKPVHYICDEDSDWNPDIQDITSKISSKTKGIVLINPNNPTGAVYEKDVITEIIKIAQEKKLILFSDEIYDKVLFDNHKHHPTAALSDDVLVFTYGGLSKNYRAAGFRGGWLILSGPVHRAKSIAEGLNLLASMRLCANVPTQFGIQTALGGYQSIDDLVSPEGRLTQQRDLIHYLITDIPGVTCVKPKGALYLFPKIDMKKFNFIDDEDFAYRLLEEKHVLIVPGSGFNHQDKSHFRIVFLPPTEELKQAGKLISQFFDLSLLPQKTVKTVK; encoded by the coding sequence ATGCAATATAATAAAAGTAATAGGCTCGACCAACTTAGTTATGCTATACGCGGGCCAATTTTTGACAAGGCCCAGCAGTTGGAAGCAACAGGACAGAAAATCATACAGCTCAATATAGGAAACCCGGCACCTTTTGGTTTTGATGTACCTGATGAGATAGTACATGATATGATTTTGAACCTTAGAAATGCTCAGGGATATTCGCATCATATGGGTATTTTTTCTGCCAGAAAGGCGGTGATGCATTATACGCAGCAACAAGGAATAAAAGGTGTCACCATAGATGATATCTATATCGGTAATGGAGTGAGCGAACTTATCATCATGAGTATGCAGGCAGTCGTCAATGACGGTGATGAGATATTGGTGCCATCGCCTGATTATCCACTCTGGACCACAGCTATTGCACTGGCAGGTGGTAAACCTGTACATTATATATGTGACGAAGATTCGGATTGGAATCCGGATATTCAGGATATCACTTCAAAAATCTCCTCAAAAACAAAAGGTATAGTACTGATCAATCCCAATAATCCTACTGGTGCCGTGTACGAAAAAGATGTCATCACTGAGATCATAAAAATTGCACAGGAAAAAAAATTGATCCTTTTTTCGGATGAAATATATGACAAAGTGCTTTTTGACAATCATAAGCATCACCCCACTGCAGCCTTGAGTGACGATGTCCTGGTATTTACTTATGGTGGTCTATCCAAAAATTACCGGGCAGCAGGATTCAGAGGAGGCTGGCTGATTTTGAGTGGCCCTGTCCATAGAGCAAAATCTATAGCAGAAGGACTCAATTTACTGGCAAGCATGAGATTGTGCGCCAATGTTCCAACACAATTTGGTATACAGACAGCTTTGGGAGGATATCAGAGTATTGATGATCTTGTGTCTCCTGAAGGCAGACTCACTCAACAAAGGGATTTGATACATTACTTGATTACTGATATCCCTGGTGTGACTTGCGTAAAACCAAAAGGAGCCCTGTACTTGTTTCCGAAAATAGATATGAAAAAATTTAATTTTATTGATGATGAAGATTTTGCTTACAGACTATTGGAAGAGAAACATGTACTTATCGTTCCGGGTTCAGGCTTCAATCATCAGGACAAATCACATTTCAGAATTGTTTTTCTACCACCTACTGAAGAATTGAAGCAAGCCGGAAAATTAATATCTCAATTTTTTGATCTTTCATTGTTACCTCAGAAAACTGTAAAAACAGTAAAATAA
- a CDS encoding sodium:solute symporter family protein — protein MLHLSIVIYFLVTLGVGFYASRRVKNAGDFINAGRNLHPALNTAALFALWFGSETVFGASSEFASHGFIGVIEDPLGGVLCLLLVGLFFSRRLYALNVYTIGDLFRKNYGPKIEMFSSALMIVSFVGYAAAQVVALGLISQSLLGLSLQTGMLISVSVVVLYTFTGGMWAVSVTDFIQSILIVVGLMAVAWYVTDITGGVLPIANSLTPEQTRFFPENNSVSWLNWLSAWMVLGFGSIASQDIFQRINSARSNSAAFYSTIFGAIFYLIFSMLPLYLITATKLIDPSLMQGDIQLALPRLVLMNMPLWVQILFFGSLLSAIMSTCSGALLAPASLLSENIIKPLQQKTINDKRFLLYTRLSVIIIGLSAYVLALSSQNIFDLVGESSVIGLVTIFIPFVATLFFGHTNKMAAISSMLLGTIVYIIFRIFLISEINPLFPGFIASIAGLGLGQAISVFIKKKDSNNY, from the coding sequence ATGCTGCATCTTTCCATTGTTATTTATTTTCTTGTGACTTTGGGTGTGGGTTTTTACGCATCCCGAAGAGTAAAAAATGCAGGCGACTTCATCAACGCCGGTAGAAATCTGCACCCTGCACTAAATACCGCGGCATTGTTTGCTTTATGGTTTGGCAGTGAAACTGTATTTGGAGCGAGTTCAGAATTTGCCAGCCACGGATTCATTGGAGTGATCGAAGATCCGTTAGGCGGTGTGTTATGCCTTCTTTTGGTGGGTTTATTTTTTTCCAGACGACTCTATGCATTGAATGTATATACTATTGGAGATTTATTCAGAAAGAATTATGGCCCTAAAATAGAGATGTTCAGTTCGGCACTCATGATAGTAAGTTTTGTAGGATATGCTGCTGCACAGGTAGTAGCATTAGGGCTGATTTCTCAATCCTTATTGGGTCTAAGCCTCCAAACCGGCATGCTGATCAGTGTCTCAGTTGTAGTACTGTATACTTTTACTGGTGGGATGTGGGCCGTGTCTGTCACAGACTTTATTCAAAGCATCTTGATAGTAGTAGGATTGATGGCGGTGGCGTGGTATGTTACAGACATAACAGGTGGTGTCTTGCCAATTGCTAACAGTTTAACTCCGGAACAAACAAGATTTTTTCCGGAAAATAATTCTGTGAGCTGGCTTAACTGGCTCTCAGCCTGGATGGTGCTTGGATTTGGCAGCATAGCATCTCAGGACATTTTCCAAAGGATCAATTCTGCCAGAAGTAATTCCGCAGCTTTCTATTCAACCATATTCGGGGCTATTTTTTATTTGATTTTTTCGATGCTGCCGTTATATTTGATCACTGCGACAAAACTCATAGATCCTTCTCTCATGCAAGGAGACATCCAACTTGCCTTACCTCGGTTAGTACTTATGAATATGCCTTTGTGGGTGCAAATATTATTTTTTGGCTCCTTGCTCAGTGCCATTATGAGTACCTGCAGCGGTGCACTACTAGCACCGGCTAGTCTGCTTTCTGAAAACATCATTAAACCACTTCAGCAAAAAACAATCAATGATAAAAGGTTTTTATTATATACGCGGCTCTCAGTTATAATAATAGGATTGAGTGCTTATGTTCTTGCTCTAAGTAGCCAAAACATATTTGATCTGGTGGGCGAATCAAGTGTGATAGGGCTTGTTACTATTTTTATACCATTTGTAGCTACCTTGTTTTTTGGTCATACAAACAAAATGGCAGCCATTTCATCTATGTTACTCGGTACAATAGTCTATATTATTTTCAGAATATTCCTAATTTCAGAGATCAACCCATTGTTTCCAGGCTTTATTGCAAGTATTGCCGGCTTGGGACTAGGGCAAGCTATCAGTGTTTTTATTAAGAAAAAAGATTCGAACAATTATTAA